A genomic stretch from Malus domestica chromosome 15, GDT2T_hap1 includes:
- the LOC139191667 gene encoding uncharacterized protein, giving the protein MANLAKLDFVALDITGKNYLTWVMDAKIRMEAANLGETIKEDNSASAQDQVKAMIFIRRHLDEGLKSEYLMVEYPLTLWKALKNRYNHQITVILPMARYEWTHLRIQDFKTVAEYNSAMFRITSQLKLCGETITEKDMLEKTFNTLHASNVFLQ; this is encoded by the coding sequence atggcaaatttggcaaagcttgattttgttgcctTGGATATTACtgggaagaattaccttacctgggtaATGGATGCCAAGATTCGTATGGAGGCAGCGAATCTTGGAGAAACTATTAAGGAGGATAACAGTGCATCCGCTCAAGATCAGGTGAAAGCCATGATCTTTATCCGTCGCCACCTTGATGAGGGACTGAAGAGCGAGTACCTCATGGTTGAATATCCATTAACCCTCTGGAAGGCACTGAAAAatagatacaatcaccagataACGGTGATTCTTCCGATGGCTCGTTATGAgtggactcacctaaggattCAGGATTTTAAGACGgtggctgagtacaattctgctatgttcagaattacctcccagttgaagctttgtggagAAACCATTACTGAGAAAGACatgctggaaaagactttcaaCACCTTACATGCCTCCAACGTGTTTCTGCAGTAG